A region from the Lysobacter sp. BMK333-48F3 genome encodes:
- a CDS encoding MFS transporter, with product MSALDAAAAPLPASEAERRRGLNGLLVYTFFMVTGFAMLMPLVAVHFVDRLGLAAAAVGAALALRQVAQQGLALIGGVLADRYGARRMICLGVLLRALGFASLAYATQLRWLMLAMLLAALGGALFEAPYQASIAALTDERSRPRYYALSNWIGGAATTLGPLLGVALLRYDFALVCLSAAACFAANFVIAARLLPRVPAPARPPPLRDGLQRVWRNRPFLILVGLLMLYWFVAVQINLSLPLLAQRLTGSADSVGVMFALSAGLTLALQYVLVRWLQRWLSSAQMLVLGTTLMALAIGAFALVGSFAAFLACVAAFAIGAVLTRPSQQTLIADLADPQALGSFLGVSSLSLAVGGGLGSLAGGGLLDLAAALRLPWLPWATFCAVGLLGALGLAWATRGAARAPATSP from the coding sequence ATGAGCGCGCTCGACGCCGCCGCGGCGCCGCTGCCGGCCAGCGAGGCCGAGCGCCGGCGCGGCCTCAACGGGCTGCTGGTCTACACCTTCTTCATGGTGACCGGCTTCGCCATGCTGATGCCGCTGGTCGCGGTGCATTTCGTCGACCGGCTCGGCCTGGCCGCGGCCGCGGTCGGCGCGGCGCTGGCGCTGCGCCAGGTCGCGCAGCAGGGCTTGGCCCTGATCGGCGGCGTGCTCGCCGACCGCTACGGCGCGCGGCGGATGATCTGCCTGGGCGTGCTGCTGCGCGCGCTGGGCTTCGCCAGCCTGGCCTATGCCACGCAATTGCGCTGGCTGATGCTGGCGATGCTGCTGGCCGCGCTCGGCGGCGCCTTGTTCGAGGCGCCGTACCAGGCCTCGATCGCCGCGCTCACCGACGAGCGCAGCCGGCCGCGCTATTACGCGCTCAGCAACTGGATCGGCGGCGCCGCGACCACGCTCGGCCCGCTGCTCGGCGTGGCCCTGCTGCGCTACGACTTCGCCCTGGTCTGTCTCAGCGCCGCGGCCTGCTTCGCCGCCAATTTCGTCATCGCCGCGCGCCTGCTGCCGCGGGTGCCGGCGCCGGCGCGGCCGCCGCCGCTGCGCGACGGCCTGCAACGGGTGTGGCGCAACCGGCCGTTCCTGATTCTGGTCGGGCTGCTGATGCTGTACTGGTTCGTCGCGGTGCAGATCAACCTGAGCCTGCCGTTGCTGGCGCAGCGCCTGACCGGCAGCGCCGACAGCGTCGGGGTGATGTTCGCGCTCAGCGCCGGGCTGACCCTGGCTCTGCAGTACGTCCTGGTGCGCTGGCTGCAGCGCTGGCTCAGCAGCGCGCAGATGCTGGTGCTGGGCACGACGCTGATGGCGCTGGCGATCGGCGCCTTCGCCCTGGTCGGCAGCTTCGCCGCGTTCCTGGCCTGCGTGGCCGCGTTCGCGATCGGCGCGGTGCTGACCCGGCCCAGCCAGCAGACCTTGATCGCCGACCTGGCCGACCCGCAGGCGCTGGGCAGCTTTCTCGGCGTCAGCTCGTTGAGCCTGGCGGTCGGCGGCGGGCTCGGCAGCCTGGCCGGCGGCGGCCTGCTCGACCTGGCCGCGGCGCTGCGCCTGCCGTGGCTGCCGTGGGCGACGTTCTGCGCGGTCGGTCTGCTCGGCGCGCTCGGCCTGGCCTGGGCTACGCGCGGTGCGGCGCGCGCCCCGGCGACCTCTCCCTGA
- a CDS encoding pyridoxal-phosphate dependent enzyme, with the protein MSVHAHIADAIKAPDLIRLERNLYVARFETMKVYSTLAAVQGLLDSGRIGADATLIDSSSGIYAYALALACHKFGLKCHIVGSKTVDRTLMLQLRILGATVEQVEPQPTLKLDQSLRVARIRELLAADPSLHWMQQYHDDIHYDGYAPVAAQIVAGLGPATLSVVGGVGSGCSTGGLARALRAAEPQTQLIGVQPFGSMTFGCQHIEDPGIIIAGIGSSIPFRNVRHALYDQVHWVSFDYGLSGAVALLREHAVFAGLSSGCCYLVARHLARREPQRNVLFLAADTGHRYVEGVFAEHERALEPDALAPTAIESLEQLRLPWSAMAWNRAEYEPVASSPAPAEPALAV; encoded by the coding sequence ATGAGCGTGCACGCCCACATCGCCGATGCGATCAAGGCGCCGGACCTGATCCGGCTGGAGCGCAATCTCTACGTCGCCCGCTTCGAGACCATGAAGGTCTATTCGACCCTGGCCGCGGTGCAGGGGCTGCTCGACAGCGGCCGGATCGGTGCGGATGCGACCCTGATCGACAGCTCCAGCGGCATCTACGCCTACGCCCTGGCGCTGGCCTGCCACAAGTTCGGCCTGAAGTGCCACATCGTCGGCTCCAAGACCGTCGACCGCACCCTGATGCTGCAGCTGCGCATCCTCGGCGCGACGGTCGAACAGGTCGAGCCGCAGCCGACCCTGAAGCTGGACCAGAGCCTGCGCGTGGCGCGGATCCGCGAGCTGCTCGCCGCCGATCCCAGCCTGCACTGGATGCAGCAGTATCACGACGATATCCATTATGACGGCTACGCGCCGGTCGCGGCGCAGATCGTCGCCGGCCTCGGGCCGGCGACGCTGAGCGTGGTCGGCGGGGTCGGCTCGGGCTGTTCCACCGGCGGCCTGGCGCGCGCGCTGCGCGCCGCCGAGCCGCAGACGCAGCTGATCGGCGTGCAGCCGTTCGGCAGCATGACCTTCGGCTGCCAGCACATCGAGGACCCCGGCATCATCATCGCCGGCATCGGCAGCTCGATCCCGTTCCGCAACGTCCGCCATGCCTTGTACGACCAGGTGCACTGGGTCTCGTTCGATTACGGCCTGTCGGGCGCGGTCGCCCTGCTGCGCGAACACGCCGTATTCGCCGGCCTGTCCAGCGGCTGCTGCTACCTGGTCGCGCGCCACCTGGCGCGGCGCGAGCCGCAGCGCAACGTGCTGTTCCTCGCCGCCGACACCGGCCACCGCTACGTCGAGGGCGTGTTCGCCGAGCACGAACGCGCGCTCGAACCCGACGCGCTGGCGCCGACCGCGATCGAGTCGCTGGAGCAACTGCGCCTGCCCTGGTCGGCGATGGCCTGGAACCGCGCCGAGTACGAGCCCGTTGCGTCGAGCCCGGCGCCGGCCGAGCCGGCGCTGGCCGTCTGA
- a CDS encoding ATP-grasp domain-containing protein yields the protein MAHLLMIESWVGGTGRIFPPAIARLGHRYTFVTRNRDHYRDTRSREIHPVIEHAEHVLSAETNDVQALIEFLRAQHAILKFDGVVTICDYYIDTVAQVAQALGLPQAFSANVVEERRKDRVREAIERAGLPNPKFAVTASWDECRREAQRIGYPLIVKPTDLASSAFVRLVRDEEELCAAFDALEQFPRNFRDQARVPLLLLEEYLHGEEVSVEACTYRGTTTVIGITDKSLTGFPYFVEDGHMFPARLDPTQARAVEDLVRGALAAVGHDHGLSHTEVKLTAQGPRIVEINPRPGGNYIAELIQRVTGIDLLDAQIELALGREPDLHRRDTGVASAAIKFLVPPRAGKVAALDGSAGLDADPNIERWSLVAVAGTEVAAPVDNACYLGHVIASDRDGLQARAYAERALSRLALTYADSASSSAA from the coding sequence ATGGCGCACCTGTTGATGATCGAAAGCTGGGTCGGCGGCACCGGGCGGATCTTTCCGCCGGCGATCGCCCGGCTCGGCCACCGCTACACCTTCGTCACCCGCAACCGCGACCACTATCGCGACACCCGCTCGCGCGAGATCCATCCGGTGATCGAGCACGCCGAGCACGTGCTCAGCGCCGAGACCAACGATGTGCAGGCGCTGATCGAATTCCTGCGCGCCCAACACGCGATCCTGAAGTTCGACGGCGTGGTCACCATCTGCGACTACTACATCGACACCGTGGCCCAGGTGGCGCAGGCGCTGGGCCTGCCGCAGGCGTTCTCGGCCAACGTGGTCGAGGAGCGGCGCAAGGACCGGGTGCGCGAGGCGATCGAGCGCGCCGGGCTGCCGAATCCGAAGTTCGCCGTCACCGCGTCCTGGGACGAGTGTCGGCGCGAGGCGCAGCGGATCGGCTACCCGCTGATCGTCAAGCCCACCGACCTGGCCTCCAGCGCCTTCGTCCGCCTGGTCCGCGACGAAGAGGAGCTGTGCGCGGCGTTCGACGCGCTGGAACAGTTCCCGCGCAACTTCCGCGACCAGGCGCGGGTGCCGCTGCTGCTGCTGGAGGAGTACCTGCACGGCGAGGAAGTCAGCGTCGAGGCCTGCACCTACCGCGGTACCACCACGGTGATCGGAATCACCGACAAGAGCCTGACCGGCTTTCCCTATTTCGTCGAAGACGGGCATATGTTCCCGGCCCGGCTCGATCCGACCCAGGCGCGCGCCGTCGAGGACCTGGTGCGCGGCGCGCTGGCCGCGGTCGGCCACGACCACGGCCTCAGCCATACCGAGGTCAAGCTGACCGCGCAGGGGCCGCGCATCGTCGAGATCAATCCGCGCCCGGGCGGCAACTACATCGCCGAACTGATCCAGCGGGTGACCGGCATCGACCTGCTCGATGCGCAGATCGAGCTGGCCCTGGGCCGCGAGCCCGATCTGCATCGGCGCGACACCGGCGTGGCCAGCGCAGCGATCAAGTTCCTGGTGCCGCCGCGCGCCGGCAAGGTCGCGGCCCTGGACGGCAGCGCCGGGCTCGACGCCGACCCGAACATCGAGCGTTGGAGCCTGGTCGCGGTGGCCGGCACCGAAGTCGCCGCGCCGGTCGACAACGCCTGCTACCTCGGCCACGTGATCGCCAGCGACCGCGACGGCCTGCAGGCGCGCGCCTACGCCGAGCGCGCGCTGTCGCGCCTGGCCCTGACCTATGCCGATTCGGCTTCCAGTTCCGCCGCCTGA
- a CDS encoding DUF364 domain-containing protein, translated as MSIASTIAPADVAELTQAVLRGDYGPDPAGLHAVGAFWVRQSTQFPGTDTKYRNHYLVLRVESAFGGCCVERDQLDPAVAEELSGRAVAELLRDPRTPVRIAALDAYLALVRPHREQAGAEPRLLPHGTPLQRAQARDAAIASLLRIAPGMRVGLIGVVNPLVEAIRAHGGVCLPCDFNLERTADGTEVARDMHPVLAAADLVIATGMTLSNGSFDQILTTLRARGVPLVVYAQTGSAIVPCFLGRGVAAVSAEPFPFSQFSADPTPIHLYRAADIERGDARAA; from the coding sequence ATGTCCATCGCTTCGACTATCGCACCGGCCGACGTCGCCGAACTCACCCAGGCCGTGCTGCGCGGCGACTACGGCCCCGATCCGGCCGGCCTGCACGCGGTCGGCGCGTTCTGGGTGCGGCAGAGCACCCAGTTCCCCGGCACCGACACCAAGTACCGCAACCACTATCTGGTGCTGCGGGTCGAATCGGCGTTCGGCGGCTGCTGCGTCGAACGCGACCAACTCGATCCGGCGGTGGCCGAGGAACTGTCCGGCCGCGCGGTCGCCGAACTGCTGCGCGATCCGCGCACGCCGGTGCGGATCGCCGCGCTCGACGCCTACCTGGCCCTGGTCCGGCCGCATCGCGAACAGGCCGGGGCCGAGCCGCGCCTGCTGCCGCACGGCACCCCGCTGCAGCGCGCGCAGGCGCGCGACGCGGCGATCGCCAGCCTGCTGCGGATCGCGCCGGGCATGCGGGTCGGCCTGATCGGCGTGGTCAATCCCCTGGTCGAGGCGATCCGCGCCCACGGCGGCGTGTGCCTGCCTTGCGACTTCAATCTGGAACGCACCGCCGACGGCACCGAAGTCGCGCGCGACATGCACCCGGTGCTGGCCGCGGCCGATCTGGTCATCGCCACCGGCATGACCCTGAGCAACGGCTCCTTCGACCAGATCCTGACCACCTTGCGCGCGCGCGGCGTGCCGCTGGTGGTCTACGCCCAGACCGGCAGCGCGATCGTGCCCTGCTTCCTCGGCCGCGGCGTGGCCGCGGTGTCGGCCGAGCCGTTCCCGTTCTCGCAGTTCAGCGCCGACCCGACCCCGATCCATCTGTACCGCGCGGCCGACATCGAGCGCGGCGATGCGCGCGCGGCCTGA
- a CDS encoding tRNA (cytidine(34)-2'-O)-methyltransferase: protein MFEVILYQPEIPPNTGNVIRLCANTGARLHLVAPLGFSLEDKQLRRAGLDYHEYARLQVHESLHAALQAIAPPRLFALSTRSQVRYDRVAYAPGDAFLFGPETRGLPEDVLERIPAEHRLRLPMRPDNRSLNLSNSVAVVVFEAWRQHGFDGGA, encoded by the coding sequence ATGTTCGAGGTCATCCTGTACCAGCCCGAGATTCCGCCCAACACCGGCAATGTGATTCGCCTCTGCGCGAACACCGGCGCGCGCCTGCACCTGGTCGCGCCGCTGGGCTTCAGCCTGGAAGACAAGCAGCTGCGCCGCGCCGGGCTGGACTATCACGAATACGCCCGCCTGCAGGTGCACGAAAGCCTGCACGCGGCGCTGCAGGCGATCGCGCCGCCGCGGCTGTTCGCGTTGAGCACGCGCAGCCAGGTGCGCTACGACCGCGTCGCCTATGCGCCCGGCGATGCGTTTTTGTTCGGCCCGGAAACCCGCGGCCTGCCCGAAGACGTGCTCGAGCGCATCCCGGCCGAACATCGCCTGCGCCTGCCGATGCGGCCGGACAACCGCAGCCTGAACCTGTCCAACTCGGTCGCGGTGGTGGTGTTCGAAGCCTGGCGCCAGCACGGTTTCGACGGCGGCGCCTGA
- a CDS encoding TonB-dependent receptor, with protein sequence MTLRLWSWTLGCGLLACSVEAGAQRAGDNAVTAAEDAFGATLGNESIGLYSSKQVRGFSPVDAGNVRMDGVYFDRQGTVPPALVEGSTIRVGLSALSYPFPAPTGIVDYRLKKAGDERVISALGALNAYGAPALELDARLPIVPGRLGLAAGIAVAREEYYDGADARYLRAGLVPRWRPSDDVEILPFWSISRGRDEEVAPTILTSGNHLPPRIERRRHFGQSWSDNEYDSRNYGVLGKARFGRDWALSGGVFRSINHQPSGFAELFVGTTPDGRTREKVIADPRQRYASSSGELRLSRSFADGPRLHVLHAAVRARRLHNEYGGSAPALDLGERRLGEAQPVPRPSAFAFGPRSHDRVRQWTAGLAYEGRWREVGELNLGLQRSHYEKTIDQPGLPRTASRDDPWLPSASAAVYLSPRLAVYAGHTRGLEESGIAPDDAANRNQALEAIRTRQSDAGLRWKFGDGLSLVAGAFDVRKPYFTTDERNVFGAVGEVRHRGVELSLSGRPSDRWSVVAGAVLMRPRVSGEAMRLGRVGERPIGQAERMLRTDLEYRPAWRPGLSFDLAMSHYGERVVSRDGVNRVPAYTLVDLGARYRFRLGDAPASLRLLVANVADTYTWNIYGHNSFGLTDGRRFSAQLTVDFGG encoded by the coding sequence ATGACGCTGCGACTGTGGAGCTGGACCCTGGGCTGCGGCTTGCTCGCCTGCAGCGTCGAAGCCGGCGCGCAACGCGCCGGCGACAACGCGGTGACCGCGGCCGAGGACGCGTTCGGCGCCACCCTCGGCAACGAGAGCATCGGCCTGTACAGCAGCAAGCAGGTGCGCGGCTTCTCGCCGGTCGACGCCGGCAACGTGCGCATGGACGGGGTGTACTTCGACCGCCAGGGCACGGTGCCGCCGGCGCTGGTCGAAGGCTCGACCATCCGGGTCGGCCTGTCGGCGCTGAGCTATCCGTTTCCGGCCCCGACCGGAATCGTCGACTACCGGCTCAAGAAAGCCGGCGACGAACGGGTGATCAGCGCGCTCGGCGCACTCAACGCCTACGGCGCGCCGGCGCTGGAGCTGGACGCGCGCTTGCCGATCGTGCCCGGGCGCCTGGGGCTGGCCGCCGGGATCGCGGTCGCCCGCGAGGAGTACTACGACGGCGCCGACGCGCGCTATCTGCGCGCCGGCCTGGTGCCGCGCTGGCGGCCGAGCGACGACGTCGAGATCCTGCCGTTCTGGAGCATCTCGCGCGGCCGCGACGAAGAGGTCGCGCCGACCATCCTGACCTCCGGCAATCATCTGCCGCCGCGGATCGAGCGCCGCCGCCACTTCGGCCAGAGCTGGTCCGACAACGAATACGACAGCCGCAACTACGGCGTGCTCGGCAAGGCCCGCTTCGGCCGCGACTGGGCCTTGTCCGGCGGCGTATTCCGCTCGATCAACCACCAGCCCAGCGGCTTCGCCGAACTGTTCGTCGGCACCACGCCAGACGGCCGAACTCGCGAGAAGGTGATCGCCGATCCGCGCCAGCGCTACGCCAGCAGCAGCGGCGAACTGCGCCTGAGCCGCAGCTTCGCCGACGGTCCGCGTCTGCACGTGCTGCATGCGGCGGTACGCGCGCGCCGGTTGCACAACGAATACGGCGGCTCGGCCCCGGCGCTGGACCTGGGCGAGCGCAGGCTCGGCGAAGCGCAGCCGGTGCCGCGGCCGTCAGCGTTCGCGTTCGGCCCGCGCAGCCACGACCGGGTCCGGCAGTGGACCGCGGGCCTGGCCTACGAGGGCCGCTGGCGCGAGGTCGGCGAACTCAACCTGGGCCTGCAGCGCAGCCACTACGAGAAAACCATCGACCAGCCCGGACTGCCGCGCACCGCCAGCCGCGACGATCCCTGGCTGCCGAGCGCGAGCGCGGCGGTGTACCTGAGTCCGCGCCTGGCCGTATACGCCGGCCACACCCGCGGCCTGGAGGAAAGCGGCATCGCCCCGGACGACGCGGCCAACCGCAACCAGGCGCTGGAGGCGATCCGCACCCGCCAGAGCGATGCCGGGCTGCGCTGGAAATTCGGCGACGGCCTGAGCCTGGTCGCCGGCGCTTTCGACGTGCGCAAGCCTTACTTCACCACCGACGAGCGCAACGTGTTCGGCGCGGTCGGCGAAGTCCGCCATCGCGGGGTCGAGCTGAGCCTGAGCGGGCGGCCTTCGGATCGCTGGAGCGTGGTCGCCGGCGCGGTGCTGATGCGGCCGCGGGTGAGCGGCGAAGCGATGCGCTTGGGGCGGGTCGGCGAGCGTCCGATCGGCCAGGCCGAACGCATGCTGCGCACCGACCTGGAGTACCGCCCGGCGTGGCGGCCGGGGCTGTCGTTCGATCTGGCGATGAGCCACTACGGCGAGCGCGTGGTCTCGCGCGACGGCGTCAATCGTGTGCCGGCGTACACCTTGGTCGATCTCGGCGCGCGCTACCGGTTCCGCCTCGGCGACGCGCCGGCCAGCCTGCGCCTGCTGGTCGCCAACGTGGCCGACACCTACACCTGGAACATCTACGGCCACAACAGTTTCGGCTTGACCGACGGTCGCCGCTTCAGCGCGCAACTGACGGTCGATTTCGGCGGTTGA